TTGGGCTGACCCTGAGCCAGAAGGGAATGCGCAAGCCGGCGGAACAGGCGTTGCGCAAGGCGATCATGATCGATCCCAATTACGCCAGCGCCCACTACAATCTCGCCGTGATCTATCTCGCGCAGCAACCTGCCCAGCTGGAATTGGCCCGCGTGCATTATCGCAAGGCCACGGCGGCCGGGATGAAACCGAGCGTGGACATGGAACGCATGCTGAACTCCGTTCCAGTAACGCGTTAACGCCCATGCTGCGGCAGGCCGTTCACCAGTTCACGGTTTCGACGCGCGGACGCGGACTTTACGAGATCACCGACGCGGTCTCCCGCTGGGTGCGCGAAAGCGAACTTGCGACTGGAGTGCTGACCCTGCATCTGCGGCATACGTCGGCATCGTTGTTGATTCAAGAAAACGCCGATCCTGACGTGCGGCGGGATCTTGAATCGTTTTTTTCACGGCTGGTGCCGGATGGCGATTCGCTTTTCATTCACACAGCAGAAGGCGACGACGACATGCCGGCCCACGTGCGCACTGCTCTGACCGCGGTCAATCTGAGCATTCCGTTGGTAGAGGGCCGGCTGGCTCTGGGCACATGGCAGGGCATCTACGTTTGGGAGCATCGTCGCGCGCCTCACTCGCGCAAGGTGGCAGCGCATCTCGTGGGCGAATAGGCTGGCCAATCCGTCGTTCGGATGACAGTTTGCGGCAACCTATGATTTCACTGAAGTGCGCGGTTTCTGCTGCGGGTTGGGTTGCGTCGCTGGTCTTCGCCATCGCCCAGCCGACCAATGCGCTTTTCAGCTTTGGCGGCCCTGAAATTTTCCCGATCGATCCCCTGGTTGGGCAGTTGCGGATTGCGGACTTTGATGGGGATGGCCTGCAGGATATTGCGATCGCGAACAACACGCGGTCGAAGATCACGATCCTTTACAACCAGACCGGGCGGACGAACAGCCTGACCCGCGACCGCGGATTCAAGCGCGAGCTGAATGAATTGCCGCCCGACGCGCGTTTCCAGATTGAATCCATCGCATCGGAGAAACGCATCGCCTCGATGGTTGCGGCCGACCTGAATAATGATGGCCGCCCCGACATCGCGTACTACGGCGAGCCGAAGGAGCTTGTCGTGCAGTTCAATGAAGGGACGAATGTCTGGAGCGCACCGAAGCGATGGGCCATTGGGAACGGCCAATTGACGCCGAATGCCCTTTCGGCGGGTGACCTGAACGGGGACAACCTCGCCGACCTGGTGCTGCTTGGCGAAAATACGATTCATTTTATTCCGCAGCTGCCGAATCGCCTCATGGGGGAACCTGAGCGAATCCCGCTGAGTGCCGCGGTGAAGTCCGTTCAAGTGCTCGATGTGGATGGCGACGGGCGGGACGATTTGCTGCTCGTGAATTGGGAGGATCGCAATCCGTTTCGCTTTCGCCTGCAAAAGGCGGACGGTGCGCTCGGCCCGGAAATGTATTTCTCTATGGCTCCGATCCGTTCCTACTGGGCTGACAACTTGGAGGAGGACGGAAAAGTCCAGGTGATGACGATCGCGCAGAATTCAGGAAGGGCGCAGGTCTCGCAATTCAACCGGCGCGACGCCGAGCCGCTTTCCGGCACGTTCAAGCTCGGCCAGTTCGAAGTCCTTCCGTTGAACCGGACCGACAAGGCGCGCCGCGGAATGGCGTGGGCTGACGTGAACGGAGATGGACTGGAGGACCTGCTCGTTGCCGAACCCGAGAGCGGTCAGATCGCATTGTGCCTGCAGACTAATGGCGGCATCGGGAATCCCCGAGTATTTCCAACGCTCGCAGGCGTGACGGATATTTCGGCTGGCGATTGGGACGGCGACAAACGTCCTGAAATCTTTCTGTTGAGCGCCGACGAGCGCCAGATTGGGGTGATGCGAATGGATCAGCATTCACGGCTTCCGTTCCCATCGTTCATTCCAATGGACGGCCGGCCGCTGGCGATGGCAGTGGGCGCTGTCAACGGCACGAATCGCGCCCTTGCGGTGATCGTCGACCAGGAAGGCAGGCGTGCGCTCATCACCTGCCTGCCCAATGGCACAACCAGAGTGCAGAAGCTCGGGGAGAACTTTCGCGCCAATCCCAGTTCCATTGCAATTCACGATGCTGACCAGGACGGTTTGATGGACGTGGTGATTTTGGTTCCGTATGAGCGAATCAAGGTGCTGCGACAGAAGGCGGGCGGGAGCTTTGAGGAAATCGATGTCACCGCGCCAGGCGGAGCGCTCGACCAACCCTGGCTCAGCTCGGCTGACGTGGACGGCGACAAGCGGGCGGAGTTGCTTCTGCCGCAGCGAAATTTCCTGCGCGCCGTGGTGTTGCAGGCCAATGCTGCGCAGGAGTCGACGAATCGCGGTGGATGGGGATTTCGCGTGAAGGAACAGATTAACGGGGCGGCGAGCGACTCACGCATCGCAGGCGCGGCGGCTGTGCCAAACGGCACGAACTCCGTGGCTTCCCTCTTCCTTCTCGATGCGGAACGCAAGGCGCTCACTTTGTGCGAACGTGACGCAAATGCTGTGTGGCGGGTCGTCAGAAACGTGGATCTGCCGATGGCAACCTTCAACCAATTGCATCCAGTGGCGCTGGGCGGGCGAACGACCAACGCAGTCACGATGCTGGGCTTGAATACCGTGGCGTGGCTCTCGCTGGAAGGGTCCACCTGGTCACTGACCGAACTGGATGGATATGAAACGCCGATCCGCAATGCGTATCTGACCGACGTTGTATCGGGCGACTTGAACAACGATCGCCGCAAGGACCTTGTGTTTCTCGAGACGGGACGAAACTACCTTGATCTCGTCATCTTTTCCGCCGAGCACAAGCTGGTGCCCGCGAATCGATGGCAGGTCTTCGAGGAGCGGACTTTTCGCAGTCGCCGGGCCGACCTGCCCGAACCGCGTGAAGCAGCGGTTGCGGATGTAACGGGCGACGGACGGAACGATCTCATTGTCCTGGTGCACGATCGCGTGCTCGTGTATCCGCAGGAGTAATCCCGCGCGTCAGGGGCGCTTTGCTGCGGCGGCGCGAAGGGTGACTTCGTGCAGCAGGAACAGGCACGCGGCCATCATCGCGATTGCAGGTGCCGCGAGTTGCAATCCTGCGTTCGCGGCAATAAATCCCACCGTGCTCGGGAGCGCCGCGGCTCCCAGCATGGCAGCGCCGAGCTGGAATCCAATCGCGTGCGCGGCAACAGCTTTTCCGAGCCGCTGCGGGGTCCGTGTCATCAGGCACGGGAATATCGACGCAAGTCCAAGTCCGCCGATGGCCAGCGCGACAGGATTCAGCAGGGGATGTGGATTCCACGCGAACAGCGCTGCGCCTGCGAGTGCCGCGAGTGTGCTCAAACGAATGAGCCGATCCACCCCCCATCGATCGACGACGAATCCGAATCCGATTCTTCCCGCAAGGATGCTTCCCCAATATACCGAGACCCATATTCCCGCGCGTTCGGGCGCAATCTGTCGATGTTCAGTCAGGAGCGTGTAGCTCCATTGGCCGAGTGCCACTTCAAGTCCCGTGTACACAAAGAAGAGAACAAGGTGCATCCAGACCATGCCCTTCCTTAACACCTCGCGCGCGGAAACCGCCTGCTCCACCTTGTTGGAAACACTGGATTCGGCCGGAGTCGGATCGTCCCAGCGGCGGCGGGTGCCGATAAAGAGTGCCGCAAGTGCGAGAAGAGTGATTGCGACCGTCATGTAGCCGCTGCGCCACGAGTCGCGCCAGGTGATCATTGCAGTCATGACGAGCGGGCCCAGCATGGCGCCAACGCTGTAGGCAGCGTGCAGCCAGTTCATGTGCCGCGCTGCAAAATGCGTGGAGACATAGTGGTTCAATCCGGAGTCGATGGCTCCTGATCCAAGGCCGTGGAGAACGGCGCCGAGGGCGAACAGCGGCCAGGCACGGGCGAGAGCGAAATCGAATTCGGCCAGCGCCACCAATGCACTGCTGCCAGCGAGAAGCACCCCGACGTTCCAATGCCGCAGCATGCGCCCCGTGAAGATGCTCGAAATAAAGTAGCTGCAGCCGCTTCCGAAAAAGATCCAGGCGATCGCACTATGCTCAATTCCGAACTCGCGTCGAACCGACGGCCACGCCACGCCGATGACGGTGTCGGGAAGGCCGAGGCTTACAAAGCCGAGATAGCAGATGAGGAGCAGCGCGCCTTTGCTTGCGTTCACGGCATGGTGCGGAGCCTATTTCCTTAGTTCGGGAGGGACGGGGCTGAAGAATTGGAACGAAATGCCCTCGGCATTTGCCTGGCCTGCAAGAACTGTGAACGAGAAGTATTTTGCGATCCGTTCGAACGGCGGCAGCAACGAGAAGTCGAGCCACTCCTGGAACGGATTCTCAGGCGTGAACGCAGGAATTCCGGCAGCGAGCATGGTGGGTTCCGCGTTCTCGCTCTGCTTCAACAACTCAAAAGCCGAACGCATGGTCTCCACCTGGTCTTCAAATGAGAGCCATCCCGTGTTCCCGCCGCCGACGCGTGCAATGGCTTCATTCAGCCCAGCTCGTTCGCGCAATTGCTTCTGTTCTCCCTCGGCATGACGCAGGTATTCCTCCAGCGTCGAAACGTCAGTGCTCAACGCGAGATATCCTCCGCTCGTGGCGTAGCTCAGTTTGCCGGCCGCTTGAGGCTGGCTCAACGGGGAGCTCGGAACCGGGATCGAGTAAACCTTGCGGCCGAGGAAATCCCGTTCCTCAGGGTTCGAAGCTTCCGGGCTCATGAGTGCGAGCACCGCCTTAAACCCTGCGGCCAGCTGCTCCGGTTGCGGTGACTGAATCAGGAACAGCGACGGGGCGGATGCCAGTTCGGCGGCATTGGTGCCCCGCGGCTTTTTTTCAAACACAATGAAGTCGTCGCCGATGTTCCCAAAAAAACTTTTCTGAAGGTCGAAGTTGGGATCCTTCTGCTGCGCCGCTTCGTTGGCAGTCTTGATCATGAAATCAAGGCTGCTGTTAAAATCGGGCGAAATCTGGGCCAGCATCGCACGAAGGGTTGTCCATGCTGCGGAGCCATCGACGCGGATCCGCTGAAACTTCACCACATCCGCGGGCACAAACGGTGGCGGAAGGGCGGGCTTGCCAGAAGTCGGAAACAGCTTCAGCAGGCCCCGGCGTTCTGATTCCGGTGCGGCAAGGGAAAATCGCCCGGAGACTCCGTCGGGCGAGAGTTGAATCTCGAGTGCGGCTGACCGCAAAGCAGTCAATCCCGCAGCATCAAAGATGGCCTTGGTATTGAATACAGACTCGAGCGGGTTTTCCTCCTCGGAATCTTCGGACTGCTTGAGGAAAAAATCCACGACTGCTTTTGCGTTGGCCCAGGCATAGAGCGGTGACTCACGAAAGACAGAGATCCGGCTGCTTTCAAAGGAAGCCTGATCGGCAAGCAACGGCGCTGAACCGCCCGTTGCGCGAATGGCAACCTGCTCCGCTGCCTTGATCGAATCCGCTGCGATGAGCAGGGATTCATACTGGCCAAAGACAATTTCTGCGCCTTCCTCCGTGTCGTCCCCCTCGTCTTCGCCTTCTGCTTCTTCATCGCCCTCGCCAGCATCGGAAAAGCTGTTCAGGAATTCTGGAAGATCGCCGTCGGACCAGGGCAACACTGAAAACTCGATGCCGCGCAGCGTCTCACGCTTGATTGATTTGCCCGACTCGACCCACTTCGCTTTCAGCGCAGCAAGGTTGGTTTTCAGCAGCCCCGATTCGTTGCGCGTGTCTATCAACAACACGAATCCAGGACCCTTTGAACCCGCGGCTGGGGCAGTGATGGCCAAAGTTATTTGACCTTGGGGCAGGCGTGCAAAGGTGTCCAGGGACATGCCGAGGTCGCGTTCCAGCGGCGTGACGACCTCCTCCTGGAGCTTCTTCAGAAAATGATCCTTGAACGGCTTGATCGCCGGATCGCTCCACAATTGCGTCTGGGGTTGCGTGTTCTGTTGTTCCCGCAGCTTTGCGAAATCCGGGATGCTGAAGACGAACAATGTCTCGGCCGGCAGCAAACGTTCGGCAGCCGGGATCGCCGCAATCACAGACATCACGCCGCCCGCACAGAAGATGAGGAGCGCAGCGGCTGCGGACCGAATGTTGTTGATCATGAGAAGGCGCGGCAATGGTTTCATGAGGGCAGGGGAGTTATTCGAGGACAGGAGTCTGGCGCGTGCTGCTCGGCGGCTGCAGGTAGCGATAGGGATTGCTTGGATTATCGTTGGAATAGGCGTACGCCTCGCGATGATCCAGGAAGTACTTCACGGATTCGATCGGAATGGCAAAGCCGATGCCTTCGCCGAAGGTCACCTTCATATTGGTGATGCCGACGACTTCACCACTGAGATTGAAAAGCGGGCCGCCGCTGTTGCCGGGGTTAATCTGAGCGGTCGTTTGAAGGTAAAGTTCGCCCTGCATTTCCCGTGTCTTCGTGCTGAGGATTCCTTCGGTGACGGTCCTCTCCAGACCCAGCGGGCTGCCGATGGCAAATACCCGTTCGCCGACAGCCATGGCATCGGAACTCCCGAGCATGACGAACTTGAACTTGGGGGCGTCCTTGTCATCGATCTTCAACAACGCCATGTCCTCGAACTTGTTCATGGCAACAATGCGGACCTGGCGAAAAGTGCGGGGTTCGATCTGGCCGTTTGATTGCAGGTAAACTTCGATTGAGATCTGGGTTTCCCCTTCGATCACATGGAAATTTGTCAGCAGAAAACCATCCTCGTTGATGATGAATCCTGATCCCAAACCACCCGGCGTGCGCACCTGAACGACCGCTTCACCGATCTGCTTCACAAGGTCGCGGACATTGCTTGCTGGCCCGGGACTGCGCGGGGCGACATAAAATCGGGAAGCATCATCGCCCTGGGGAATGGCCACGGCAGTCGAAATCGGCGGCTCAGCCGAAGCAGGGGACGACGCGGGAAGATTCGTTGCGACGATCGAGAGAATCTGATCCCGCGGAATCGTAAGGAATGTGTAGCCGAGATCCACGACCACTTCCCGGCGATTTTCCGCCACGATCTTGCCGGATACTGTGTTTTTCTCCTTCAGCTGGATCGTCGCCGCGGGCAGGGCAAGGACGCTGGCGAGCCCAAGCGCGGAAAGAACGACAGACTTTCGTAGCATTCCCAGACGGTAGTGAAGCAACTGTTATTTGACAAGGGACGGAAATTTCGGGGACCGCACCGCGTGCAATAGCTTCAGCGAAACCAGCTGTGGCGACGAAAGCCGCCGTGGTGGAATCCATGAGGGCGGTAGGGCCCATCGCGGCGGGCGTACTGGCTGCCGATCACGATGACTGAAGAACCATAGTGACCCAGATTCGAGCGCGTGTATGTTCCGCGTCCGCCCGTGATGTGAATGACGGTTGAAGGCTCGGGACAATAGGCATTGGCCGTCACCTGCACTGCTGCTGCTGCCGCGGATGACAGATAATAGACCGGGGCGTAGTAATTTACGGGAGCCTGATATACCACGGGAGCCTCGTAGACGACCGGGGTTGAATAGCTGACGGTTTCAGCATAATCCGAAACGTAATTGTCGTGGGCGTTGGAGTTGGAGACGAAGGCGAGCGCCAGCACGGCCAGACATAAGGTTGCTTTCATAGTTCCTTTGATGTGGACGTCCGACCCGGCGTCGGAATTCAACGGGCGCAATCTGGCATGTCCGACGGCGATTGGCAAGCAGCGTTGCAGCGTTGCACATGCCTCCGTTTACCCGATCTGAACTTGGTGAGCACACCCCTTTGCGGTTCCAGGATTGGGTGCACCTCTCATCTGCGGTGCTCCTCCGACGCAAATAAAAAGCGCCAGCCACGGGTGTGGCTGGCGCTTGCGAAAATACGGCGTCTTAACTCGAAAGAGCGCCTTCTGTCGCAGCCTTCTGCGTAAAGATCAGCTTGTCGCCCTCAACCGTCACTACGATCGGTTCACCCTCGTGCAGGTTGCCCTTCAGAATCTCTTCTGCGAGAGGATCTTCGAGGAACTTTTCAACAGAACGGCGCATCGGACGAGCGCCATACTGAGGATCATAGCCCTTCTCCACGAGGAAGTCTTTGGCCTTCTCATCCAGCGTGAGAAGGATATTCCGGGCCTTCAGGCGGTTCAGCACCTTGCTCGTTTCGAGATCAAGAATCTCAACAAGGTCTGGTTTGGTGAGCGAACGGAAGACGATGATGTCATCAAGGCGATTCAGGAATTCCGGTCGGAACGTCTTCTTCGCTTCGTCGTTGATTTTTTCGCGCATCTTCTCGTAGCTGCTCTCGTCGCTGATCGGCGAGAAACCCATCGAGCTCTGGCGCTTGATCGTGTCGGAGCCGACATTCGATGTCATTAGGATGATCGTGTTCCGGAAGTTCACCACGCGGCCGACGTTGTCCGTCAGTTTTCCTTCTTCAAGGATCTGCAACAACATGTTCCAGACGTCGGGATGCGCTTTCTCGATTTCGTCAAAGAGCACCACGGAGTAGGGCTTGCGCCGGACCTGTTCGGTCAGCTGGCCGCCTTCCTCATATCCCACGTACCCGGGAGGCGAGCCCACCAGCCGGGAGACGTTGAACTTTTCCATGTATTCGCTCATGTCCAGCTGGATGAGCGCTTTGGGATCGCCAAACATCTGTTCAGCCAGCGTCTTGGCTAGCAGGGTCTTGCCGACGCCTGTTGGTCCGAGCAGTGCAAAAGTCCCGATCGGGCGGCGCGGGTCCTTAAGGTCAGCGCGGGAGCGGCGCAAGGCTTTGCAGATGGCCGACACGGCTTCCTTCTGTCCCACAACGACCTTGGTCATTTCCTCTTCGACCTTCAGCAGCCGCTGCATTTCCCCTTGTTCCATCCGCTGGAGCGGTATGCCGGTCCACTTGGAGACGACCTGGAGGATGTCTTCCTCGTCCACCTTGACGCGCTTTTCTTCGCGGCTGGTGCGCCATTCCTTGAGCAGGTTTTCGAGCTTTTCCTTGGCGTGCTTCTCTTTGTCCCGCATCGCCGCGGCGCCTTCGAAATCCTGATTCTTTATGGCCCGTTCCTTCTGGGTCTTGATGTCTTCGATCTCGACTTCCAGATCTTTCACTTCGGGTGGCCGAGTCATGGTGCCGATACGCGCGCGCGAACCGGCTTCGTCCATCAGGTCGATGGCCTTGTCCGGCAGAAAACGGTCGGTGATATACCGATCCGAAAGTTTGACGGAAGCCTCCACGGCTTTGTCGCTGAACTCGGCCTTGTGATGGTCTTCGTATTTCGGACGCAAACCTTTCAGGATGAGAATGGCTTCGTCGATGGAGGGCGCCTCAACTTTGACGGCCTGGAACCGGCGTTCAAGGGCGGCGTCCTTCTCGATGTACTTCCGATACTCATTGAGCGTTGTCGCCCCGATGCATTGGAGTTCGCCGCGGCTCAATGCGGGTTTGATGATATTGGAAGCGTCCATCGTTCCTTCGGCGGAGCCTGCGCCCACAATCGTGTGCAACTCATCGATGAAGAGGATGATGTTCTTCGCGCGCCGGATTTCGTCCATGACGGCTTTGATGCGTTCCTCAAATTGCCCGCGATACTTCGTCCCGGCTACCATCAATGCGAGGTCGAGAGTGATCACGCGTTTCTCGCGCAACAATTCGGGGACGTTGCCCGCGGCGATTTCCTGCGCAAGGCCTTCCACGATCGCAGTCTTGCCAACGCCCGCTTCGCCCAGCAGAACCGGGTTGTTCTTCGTGCGGCGGCACAGGATTTGAATGACCCGTTCGATCTCGTTCTTGCGGCCGATGACGGGATCCATCTCGCCCTTGCGG
This window of the Verrucomicrobiia bacterium genome carries:
- a CDS encoding secondary thiamine-phosphate synthase enzyme YjbQ, whose translation is MLRQAVHQFTVSTRGRGLYEITDAVSRWVRESELATGVLTLHLRHTSASLLIQENADPDVRRDLESFFSRLVPDGDSLFIHTAEGDDDMPAHVRTALTAVNLSIPLVEGRLALGTWQGIYVWEHRRAPHSRKVAAHLVGE
- a CDS encoding VCBS repeat-containing protein: MISLKCAVSAAGWVASLVFAIAQPTNALFSFGGPEIFPIDPLVGQLRIADFDGDGLQDIAIANNTRSKITILYNQTGRTNSLTRDRGFKRELNELPPDARFQIESIASEKRIASMVAADLNNDGRPDIAYYGEPKELVVQFNEGTNVWSAPKRWAIGNGQLTPNALSAGDLNGDNLADLVLLGENTIHFIPQLPNRLMGEPERIPLSAAVKSVQVLDVDGDGRDDLLLVNWEDRNPFRFRLQKADGALGPEMYFSMAPIRSYWADNLEEDGKVQVMTIAQNSGRAQVSQFNRRDAEPLSGTFKLGQFEVLPLNRTDKARRGMAWADVNGDGLEDLLVAEPESGQIALCLQTNGGIGNPRVFPTLAGVTDISAGDWDGDKRPEIFLLSADERQIGVMRMDQHSRLPFPSFIPMDGRPLAMAVGAVNGTNRALAVIVDQEGRRALITCLPNGTTRVQKLGENFRANPSSIAIHDADQDGLMDVVILVPYERIKVLRQKAGGSFEEIDVTAPGGALDQPWLSSADVDGDKRAELLLPQRNFLRAVVLQANAAQESTNRGGWGFRVKEQINGAASDSRIAGAAAVPNGTNSVASLFLLDAERKALTLCERDANAVWRVVRNVDLPMATFNQLHPVALGGRTTNAVTMLGLNTVAWLSLEGSTWSLTELDGYETPIRNAYLTDVVSGDLNNDRRKDLVFLETGRNYLDLVIFSAEHKLVPANRWQVFEERTFRSRRADLPEPREAAVADVTGDGRNDLIVLVHDRVLVYPQE
- a CDS encoding MFS transporter, with product MNASKGALLLICYLGFVSLGLPDTVIGVAWPSVRREFGIEHSAIAWIFFGSGCSYFISSIFTGRMLRHWNVGVLLAGSSALVALAEFDFALARAWPLFALGAVLHGLGSGAIDSGLNHYVSTHFAARHMNWLHAAYSVGAMLGPLVMTAMITWRDSWRSGYMTVAITLLALAALFIGTRRRWDDPTPAESSVSNKVEQAVSAREVLRKGMVWMHLVLFFVYTGLEVALGQWSYTLLTEHRQIAPERAGIWVSVYWGSILAGRIGFGFVVDRWGVDRLIRLSTLAALAGAALFAWNPHPLLNPVALAIGGLGLASIFPCLMTRTPQRLGKAVAAHAIGFQLGAAMLGAAALPSTVGFIAANAGLQLAAPAIAMMAACLFLLHEVTLRAAAAKRP
- a CDS encoding trypsin-like peptidase domain-containing protein, translating into MLRKSVVLSALGLASVLALPAATIQLKEKNTVSGKIVAENRREVVVDLGYTFLTIPRDQILSIVATNLPASSPASAEPPISTAVAIPQGDDASRFYVAPRSPGPASNVRDLVKQIGEAVVQVRTPGGLGSGFIINEDGFLLTNFHVIEGETQISIEVYLQSNGQIEPRTFRQVRIVAMNKFEDMALLKIDDKDAPKFKFVMLGSSDAMAVGERVFAIGSPLGLERTVTEGILSTKTREMQGELYLQTTAQINPGNSGGPLFNLSGEVVGITNMKVTFGEGIGFAIPIESVKYFLDHREAYAYSNDNPSNPYRYLQPPSSTRQTPVLE
- a CDS encoding ATP-dependent Clp protease ATP-binding subunit, with the translated sequence MSNFTPRAQQVLALARKEADRFNHNFVGTEHLLLGLIKLGQGVAVNVLQKMGLDLETVRMEVEKQVGTGPDQKMIGNIPYTPRVKKVLALAAKEAKALNHTYVGTEHILLGLLREGDGVAARVLKNLDVDIEQTRQEILKELDPNFAAQEEAASAAPGEGPIEKPAPGEKKGEVKTPALKAFGRDLTEIARKGEMDPVIGRKNEIERVIQILCRRTKNNPVLLGEAGVGKTAIVEGLAQEIAAGNVPELLREKRVITLDLALMVAGTKYRGQFEERIKAVMDEIRRAKNIILFIDELHTIVGAGSAEGTMDASNIIKPALSRGELQCIGATTLNEYRKYIEKDAALERRFQAVKVEAPSIDEAILILKGLRPKYEDHHKAEFSDKAVEASVKLSDRYITDRFLPDKAIDLMDEAGSRARIGTMTRPPEVKDLEVEIEDIKTQKERAIKNQDFEGAAAMRDKEKHAKEKLENLLKEWRTSREEKRVKVDEEDILQVVSKWTGIPLQRMEQGEMQRLLKVEEEMTKVVVGQKEAVSAICKALRRSRADLKDPRRPIGTFALLGPTGVGKTLLAKTLAEQMFGDPKALIQLDMSEYMEKFNVSRLVGSPPGYVGYEEGGQLTEQVRRKPYSVVLFDEIEKAHPDVWNMLLQILEEGKLTDNVGRVVNFRNTIILMTSNVGSDTIKRQSSMGFSPISDESSYEKMREKINDEAKKTFRPEFLNRLDDIIVFRSLTKPDLVEILDLETSKVLNRLKARNILLTLDEKAKDFLVEKGYDPQYGARPMRRSVEKFLEDPLAEEILKGNLHEGEPIVVTVEGDKLIFTQKAATEGALSS